In Gemmatimonadota bacterium, one DNA window encodes the following:
- a CDS encoding Ldh family oxidoreductase: protein MPASDPRPVLIEPDRLARIMDRIFERLGLEGDERRVVTERLMEASLSGYHSHGVMRIIMYTEGILAGNMIPGASMDVLGETVSTVHLDANMGMGPWTATEAMKRAVGKAGATGVGCASVVNANDIARLGGYVEQPAKDGYIALLMTNDAGGNPCVAPWGATSPLMSTNPMAVGIPRESGDPVLIDISTGVTSEGGLKMLRNKGQAVPEGWLIDGEGRTTTDGEAYFATPREAAILPLGSLIAGHKGFALSILVDVLTGGLSGAGCSGRSPEDLDQNALFILVIDPEVFVSRAAFSAEVDRLVESIKGARKAPGVDEIRVPGDGARRERERQLKQGIEIYPSVWSAIQVILDELGIGRDSV from the coding sequence ATGCCCGCTTCGGACCCTCGTCCCGTCCTCATCGAACCGGACCGGCTGGCCCGGATCATGGACCGTATCTTCGAACGACTGGGCCTTGAAGGCGATGAAAGACGGGTGGTCACCGAGCGGCTCATGGAAGCTTCCCTCTCCGGCTACCATTCCCACGGCGTCATGCGGATCATCATGTATACGGAGGGCATTCTTGCGGGCAACATGATCCCAGGCGCGTCGATGGACGTCCTGGGTGAAACCGTCTCCACCGTGCATCTGGACGCCAACATGGGCATGGGCCCATGGACGGCCACCGAGGCCATGAAACGCGCCGTCGGCAAGGCCGGGGCGACGGGTGTCGGCTGCGCGAGCGTCGTGAACGCCAACGATATCGCCCGGCTGGGGGGATACGTGGAACAGCCGGCGAAAGACGGTTACATCGCGCTGCTCATGACCAACGACGCCGGGGGCAATCCCTGCGTGGCGCCATGGGGCGCGACCTCGCCCCTGATGAGCACCAATCCCATGGCCGTCGGCATCCCCAGAGAAAGCGGCGACCCGGTACTCATCGACATCTCCACGGGCGTTACGTCCGAGGGCGGATTGAAGATGCTGCGCAACAAGGGCCAGGCGGTGCCCGAAGGCTGGCTCATCGACGGCGAAGGGCGGACCACGACGGATGGCGAGGCCTATTTCGCAACGCCCAGAGAGGCGGCTATCCTGCCGTTGGGCAGCCTGATCGCAGGACACAAGGGCTTTGCGCTGAGCATACTGGTCGACGTGTTGACCGGCGGCCTGAGCGGCGCGGGCTGCAGCGGCCGATCTCCTGAGGACCTCGACCAGAACGCCCTGTTCATCCTCGTCATCGACCCGGAGGTTTTTGTTTCAAGGGCCGCCTTCTCCGCGGAAGTGGACCGGCTCGTAGAAAGCATCAAAGGCGCGCGGAAGGCGCCCGGCGTGGACGAAATCCGGGTGCCCGGCGACGGCGCGCGCCGTGAACGTGAGCGGCAACTGAAGCAGGGCATCGAAATCTATCCGTCCGTCTGGTCCGCCATCCAGGTCATCCTGGACGAACTGGGTATCGGGCGAGACAGCGTGTAG
- a CDS encoding TonB-dependent receptor: MKYLRSTLKSVFSLILLSAMPGFAQETQDAQDTQNAADEAPRYILDTVVVTGNKIETPLRQVSSSIAVITSEDIERSSRNTVADLLRDVGGLSVAQNGGPGRNASVFLRGAESAYTLFLIDGVEVNDPMSPGRSYSPAHMTVDRVERIEVLYGSQSTLYGSDAIAGVVNIITKQGDGPPKIDASIEGGALGTIRSRAGLSGGTTDNRYAMDGSFLNTRGISSNALGNMEEDGYRNTTLGGRFGATPSAGVSVDLNVRYTDGRADIDNGTGPNGDDPNRINTSRQLFVRPSATLDLWSQRWKQTLGYSLVDHSREDDNPVDANQETAANSTFDARLHKVDWQHTLLLAEGNTVVFGAETESEQGESESRGPYSSRFDRRTARMTGVYLQELLQYGDALFAAAGIRVDHHDRFGSEVTYNFAPNVFLEETGIRIKGAYGTGYKAPSLFQLYSSFGDSTLQAGSSKSWEAGIEQYLAGRRLAAGVTYFDNTYDNMVGWDSATSSYKNVFKATSRGMELTGRYAGIGGTSLRAYYTFTDSKDHESDEQLLRRPRHSGGIVLDQRVRPGIDLNLSFRYSGERRDNDFSTWPATPVTLDGYGIVNVAANWKISPNIQLFGRIDNLLDAEYEEILGYGTVGITGYLGIRVANTGN; this comes from the coding sequence ATGAAATACCTACGAAGCACACTTAAATCCGTGTTCAGTTTGATCCTGCTTTCCGCCATGCCAGGATTCGCCCAGGAAACGCAGGATGCACAGGATACGCAGAATGCGGCGGACGAGGCGCCCAGGTACATCCTGGACACCGTAGTCGTAACGGGTAACAAGATCGAAACACCTTTGCGACAGGTCTCGAGTTCGATCGCCGTTATCACCTCCGAAGATATCGAACGCAGCAGCCGGAACACGGTCGCCGACCTGTTGCGCGATGTGGGCGGGCTGAGCGTGGCACAGAACGGCGGGCCGGGCAGGAACGCGTCTGTCTTCCTTCGCGGCGCCGAATCGGCCTACACACTGTTTCTGATCGACGGCGTCGAAGTGAACGACCCCATGTCTCCGGGACGCAGCTACAGCCCGGCCCATATGACCGTCGACCGGGTTGAGCGGATCGAGGTGCTTTACGGGTCCCAGAGCACGCTTTACGGATCGGATGCCATCGCGGGCGTAGTGAACATCATTACGAAGCAGGGGGACGGTCCGCCGAAGATCGATGCCTCCATCGAGGGCGGCGCGCTGGGTACCATTCGAAGCCGGGCGGGATTGAGCGGGGGCACAACAGACAACCGGTATGCGATGGATGGCTCGTTCCTCAACACGAGGGGTATTTCGTCGAACGCCCTGGGGAACATGGAAGAAGACGGATACCGGAATACCACGCTGGGTGGCCGTTTCGGGGCGACGCCTTCCGCCGGCGTTTCGGTCGATCTCAACGTCCGGTACACGGACGGCCGCGCCGATATCGACAACGGAACCGGACCCAATGGAGACGATCCCAACCGGATAAACACATCCAGGCAACTATTTGTCCGGCCCTCCGCGACCCTCGATCTCTGGTCGCAGCGCTGGAAGCAGACGCTGGGCTACAGCCTGGTCGACCACAGCAGGGAGGACGACAATCCGGTGGACGCCAACCAGGAGACGGCCGCGAATTCCACGTTCGACGCCCGGTTGCACAAAGTGGACTGGCAGCACACGCTGTTACTGGCCGAGGGGAATACCGTCGTGTTCGGGGCGGAAACCGAGTCGGAACAGGGAGAATCGGAATCCAGGGGGCCGTATTCGAGCAGGTTTGACCGGCGGACGGCGAGGATGACGGGCGTCTACCTGCAGGAGTTGTTGCAGTATGGCGACGCGTTATTCGCCGCCGCGGGCATCCGGGTCGATCACCACGACCGGTTCGGATCCGAAGTCACCTACAACTTCGCGCCAAACGTATTCCTCGAGGAGACGGGAATCAGGATTAAGGGCGCTTACGGTACGGGTTACAAGGCGCCTTCGCTGTTCCAGCTGTATTCATCCTTCGGAGATTCCACGCTCCAGGCGGGGTCGAGCAAGAGCTGGGAGGCGGGGATCGAGCAGTACCTGGCCGGCCGGCGGCTTGCAGCAGGCGTGACGTATTTCGACAATACCTACGACAACATGGTCGGATGGGACAGCGCGACTTCCAGTTACAAGAACGTCTTCAAGGCGACGAGCAGGGGCATGGAGCTGACCGGCCGGTATGCGGGAATCGGGGGAACGTCCCTGCGGGCCTACTACACTTTTACCGATTCGAAGGACCACGAATCGGATGAGCAGCTGTTGAGGCGGCCGCGGCACAGTGGCGGGATCGTGCTGGATCAGCGGGTACGGCCGGGGATCGACCTGAATCTCAGTTTCCGATACTCCGGGGAACGGCGGGACAACGACTTTTCCACCTGGCCGGCGACGCCGGTTACGTTGGACGGTTACGGGATCGTGAATGTCGCCGCCAACTGGAAGATCTCGCCGAACATTCAGCTGTTCGGAAGGATCGACAATCTATTGGACGCGGAATACGAGGAGATCCTGGGCTACGGGACCGTGGGCATTACGGGCTACCTGGGGATCCGGGTGGCGAACACCGGTAATTGA